One segment of Comamonas thiooxydans DNA contains the following:
- a CDS encoding FAD-binding oxidoreductase codes for MQKDVWDFVIVGAGMAGASAAWQLVQSGGDTPPSVLVLERESQPGYHTTGRSAALFEEHYGPAQVQALTRASRAFYDAPPAGFAEAPILTPRGVLYVGTAEQKDLVDAAYAEATIHSPEAQRLSAAQLKALVPVLDTEVLVDGFLDTGARDIDVHGLHQGYIRGLRQRGGDLWCNAEVQAITRVNDFWHIALPQGRSLRAKVIVNAAGAWADVVAAMVGAAPIGITPKRRSAFTFPAPEGMDATHWPAIISADENWYIKPDAGQLLGSPANADPVAPHDVVPEELDIATGIYHIEEATTLQIRRPSHTWAGLRSFVADGELVIGWDASPTPVPGFFWVAAQGGYGIQSAAGYSLLARNLLLGETLDATLAAQKVNVGAVSPARCQLTTQN; via the coding sequence ATGCAGAAAGATGTCTGGGATTTCGTCATCGTGGGCGCGGGCATGGCCGGTGCATCCGCAGCCTGGCAGCTGGTGCAGTCGGGTGGCGATACTCCGCCTTCCGTGCTGGTGCTGGAGCGCGAATCCCAGCCCGGCTATCACACCACCGGCCGCTCGGCCGCACTGTTTGAAGAGCATTACGGCCCCGCCCAGGTGCAGGCCCTGACCCGCGCCAGCCGGGCCTTCTACGATGCGCCACCGGCCGGTTTTGCCGAAGCTCCCATCCTCACGCCGCGCGGCGTGCTCTATGTGGGCACGGCCGAGCAAAAGGATCTGGTCGATGCCGCCTATGCCGAAGCCACCATCCACTCCCCCGAGGCCCAGCGCCTGAGCGCCGCACAGCTCAAGGCCCTGGTTCCCGTGCTCGACACCGAGGTCTTGGTGGACGGCTTTCTGGACACTGGCGCACGCGATATCGACGTGCACGGCCTGCACCAGGGCTATATCCGCGGCCTGCGCCAGCGCGGCGGCGACCTGTGGTGTAACGCCGAGGTCCAGGCCATCACCCGGGTCAACGACTTCTGGCACATTGCACTGCCTCAGGGCCGCAGCCTTCGTGCCAAGGTCATCGTCAACGCCGCCGGGGCCTGGGCCGATGTCGTGGCCGCCATGGTGGGCGCGGCTCCCATCGGCATCACTCCAAAACGCCGCAGCGCATTCACCTTCCCGGCTCCCGAAGGCATGGATGCCACGCACTGGCCCGCCATCATCAGCGCCGACGAAAACTGGTACATCAAACCCGACGCCGGCCAGCTGCTGGGCTCACCCGCCAATGCAGACCCCGTGGCTCCGCACGATGTGGTGCCCGAAGAGCTGGACATTGCGACCGGCATCTATCACATCGAGGAGGCCACCACGCTGCAAATACGCCGCCCCTCGCATACCTGGGCCGGCCTGCGCAGCTTTGTCGCAGATGGCGAGCTGGTGATAGGCTGGGATGCCTCGCCCACGCCCGTGCCGGGCTTTTTCTGGGTTGCCGCCCAGGGCGGCTATGGCATCCAGAGCGCCGCCGGCTACAGCCTGCTGGCGCGCAATCTGCTGCTCGGGGAAACGCTGGATGCGACGCTGGCCGCGCAGAAGGTGAATGTGGGGGCGGTGTCGCCTGCGCGTTGTCAGCTAACGACTCAGAATTGA
- a CDS encoding tripartite tricarboxylate transporter substrate binding protein — MQNTNILRRTAIAAGLLLGAAVAVPAIAADNYPSKAITMVVGYPAGGSTDLVGRLVADGLAKQLGQPVVVENLGGAGGAIGAQKVAKAPADGYTIMVGANNELAIARLINKAVKYNIGDFTPIGLVGSQPMVLVASHKAGVKNAAEFVSLVSKNPDKFSYGSSGVGTALHLAGELVKEQGKLQMTHVPYKGVAPLTTDLVGNNIEFGVFVLSSGLPHIKAGKVVALGTTEAKRSAITPDIPALSELPQFKNVDINSWFALMAPKGLPAPIAAKLKKALEETMASPEFRKKMEETGNVVADPKVDAGKYINTEIAKYAKIVQFAHIEN, encoded by the coding sequence ATGCAGAACACAAACATCCTCCGCCGTACCGCCATCGCCGCGGGCCTGCTGCTGGGCGCTGCCGTGGCAGTGCCTGCCATCGCCGCCGACAACTATCCCAGCAAGGCCATCACCATGGTCGTGGGCTACCCGGCCGGCGGCAGCACCGACCTGGTCGGTCGTCTGGTGGCCGACGGCCTGGCCAAGCAACTGGGCCAGCCCGTGGTGGTGGAAAACCTGGGCGGTGCCGGTGGTGCCATCGGTGCACAAAAGGTGGCCAAGGCCCCTGCCGACGGTTACACCATCATGGTCGGCGCCAACAATGAACTGGCCATCGCCAGGCTCATCAACAAGGCCGTGAAGTACAACATTGGCGACTTCACTCCCATCGGCCTGGTGGGTTCCCAGCCCATGGTGCTGGTCGCATCGCACAAGGCCGGCGTGAAGAACGCGGCCGAGTTCGTCAGCCTGGTGTCCAAGAACCCCGACAAGTTCAGCTACGGCAGCTCCGGCGTGGGCACGGCGCTGCACCTGGCCGGCGAGCTGGTCAAGGAGCAGGGCAAGCTGCAGATGACCCATGTGCCTTACAAGGGCGTGGCGCCGCTGACCACCGACCTGGTGGGCAACAACATCGAGTTCGGCGTGTTCGTGCTGTCCTCGGGACTGCCCCATATCAAGGCCGGCAAGGTCGTGGCCCTGGGTACGACCGAAGCCAAGCGCTCAGCCATCACCCCCGATATTCCTGCCCTGTCCGAACTGCCCCAGTTCAAGAACGTGGACATCAACAGCTGGTTTGCGCTGATGGCGCCCAAGGGCCTGCCCGCTCCCATCGCCGCCAAGCTGAAGAAGGCGCTGGAGGAAACCATGGCTTCGCCCGAGTTCCGCAAGAAGATGGAAGAGACCGGCAATGTGGTGGCCGATCCCAAGGTGGATGCCGGCAAGTACATCAACACCGAAATTGCCAAGTACGCAAAGATTGTTCAGTTCGCGCATATCGAGAACTGA
- a CDS encoding LysR family transcriptional regulator gives MQSKWLEDFLLLAQERSFTRAAELRHVTHPAFGRRIRALEAWAGTPLIEAGGGPVRLTPAGEAFRDTAEQMVRTLAQSHDELQAVAGRQAHVITLATGRTLARTIVADWLARYGSVLQTAEMRIVTRTLDETVHMLQRGEVSFALLYHHAAIAVRLDGRQFSYLTVMSDKLVPVARADAEGKPLFALAQALLPGASPVPYLAFSHSMALGRLAEDHLASHPLWPRLRRCIECDSADANYEYVLKGLGVAWMPWSMVQRDCQDGRLALAGDGSLDVHFDVRLYRPKRRLSTAAEQFWTDITGQ, from the coding sequence ATGCAAAGCAAATGGCTGGAAGACTTTCTGCTTCTGGCTCAGGAGCGCAGCTTCACCCGCGCGGCAGAGCTGCGCCATGTCACCCATCCTGCCTTCGGCCGCCGCATTCGTGCACTGGAGGCATGGGCTGGAACGCCGCTGATCGAAGCGGGCGGCGGGCCGGTTCGCCTCACCCCGGCCGGTGAAGCCTTTCGAGACACCGCCGAGCAGATGGTGCGTACCCTGGCCCAGTCGCATGACGAGCTGCAGGCCGTGGCCGGTCGGCAGGCCCATGTGATCACGCTGGCCACGGGGCGCACCCTGGCGCGCACCATCGTGGCCGACTGGCTGGCGCGCTACGGCAGCGTGCTGCAGACGGCGGAGATGCGCATCGTTACCCGCACACTCGACGAAACCGTGCACATGCTCCAGCGCGGCGAGGTCAGCTTTGCCCTGCTCTATCACCATGCGGCCATTGCCGTGCGGCTGGATGGCCGTCAGTTCAGCTATCTGACGGTGATGAGCGACAAGCTGGTGCCCGTGGCGCGGGCCGATGCCGAAGGCAAGCCCTTGTTTGCACTGGCGCAAGCCCTGCTGCCCGGTGCCAGCCCCGTGCCCTATCTGGCGTTCTCGCACAGCATGGCGCTGGGGCGGCTGGCCGAAGATCATCTGGCCAGCCATCCGCTGTGGCCTCGCCTGCGCCGCTGCATCGAATGCGATTCTGCGGATGCCAACTACGAGTACGTGCTCAAGGGCCTGGGCGTGGCCTGGATGCCCTGGTCCATGGTGCAGCGCGACTGCCAGGACGGTCGTCTGGCGCTGGCCGGGGACGGCAGCCTAGACGTGCACTTCGATGTGCGGCTTTATCGGCCCAAACGCCGCTTGAGCACCGCTGCGGAGCAGTTCTGGACCGATATCACTGGCCAGTAA
- the pyrF gene encoding orotidine-5'-phosphate decarboxylase, whose product MTFIDMLRDASTRNDSMLCVGLDPEPSRFPGAMKGDASKIYDFCAAIVDATHDLVNSFKPQIAYFAAHRAEDQLEKLMEHMRRVAPHVPVILDAKRGDIGSTAEQYAKEAFERYGADAVTLSPFMGFDSITPYLKYEGKGAFLLCRTSNPGGDDLQAQVLADVPGNPHMFEHVAKLAQGPWNTNGQLGLVVGATRPNEIERVRAVAPTLPLLIPGVGAQGGDAVATVKAARIGGGPIIINSSRAILYAGQGDGFAKAAREAAIATRATLQAAAQS is encoded by the coding sequence ATGACTTTTATCGACATGCTGCGCGACGCGTCCACGCGCAATGACTCCATGCTGTGCGTGGGTCTGGACCCCGAACCCAGCCGCTTTCCTGGTGCCATGAAGGGCGATGCGTCCAAGATCTACGACTTCTGTGCAGCCATCGTCGATGCCACCCATGATCTGGTCAACAGCTTCAAGCCCCAGATCGCCTACTTTGCCGCCCACCGTGCCGAAGACCAGCTGGAAAAGCTGATGGAGCACATGCGTCGCGTGGCACCCCATGTGCCCGTGATTCTGGATGCCAAGCGCGGCGATATCGGCTCCACCGCCGAGCAATACGCCAAGGAAGCCTTCGAGCGCTATGGCGCCGATGCCGTGACGCTCTCGCCCTTCATGGGTTTCGACTCCATCACGCCCTATCTCAAGTACGAGGGCAAGGGAGCTTTTCTGCTGTGCCGTACCTCCAACCCCGGCGGTGACGATCTGCAGGCCCAGGTCCTGGCCGATGTGCCTGGCAACCCCCATATGTTCGAGCATGTGGCCAAGCTGGCCCAAGGCCCCTGGAACACCAATGGCCAGCTGGGCCTGGTGGTGGGTGCAACCCGTCCCAACGAGATCGAGCGCGTGCGTGCCGTGGCTCCCACACTGCCGCTGCTGATTCCCGGCGTGGGTGCACAGGGCGGTGATGCCGTGGCAACCGTCAAGGCGGCCCGCATCGGCGGCGGACCCATCATCATCAACTCCTCGCGCGCCATTCTGTACGCAGGGCAGGGCGACGGCTTTGCCAAGGCCGCACGCGAAGCCGCTATCGCCACGCGCGCCACGCTGCAGGCTGCAGCCCAGAGCTGA